In Elaeis guineensis isolate ETL-2024a chromosome 1, EG11, whole genome shotgun sequence, a genomic segment contains:
- the LOC105039203 gene encoding E3 ubiquitin-protein ligase ATL41 isoform X1: MHQHCLAVAAFCFSDEKLRERVEKPAGMTNRLLGIATQIMVMAIVVSVVLLFVGVGILVLIHVCVVGRAFRGLGAAARPDRSSDASNGLSADELGNLPCYDFEPGEKGSGAIECAVCLESFKRGDRCRLLPVCKHSFHAQCVDSWLLRSPICPMCRTSADRRKGCEDPRDGEVVMVGISKDLSLKRETARVIAMCI, encoded by the exons ATGCACCAGCACTGTCTAGCAGTGGCAGCCTTTTGCTTCTCGGATGAAAAGCTACGGGAGCGGGTGGAAAAGCCAGCTGGAATGACTAATAGACTTCTCGGCATCGCGACGCAGATCATGGTGATGGCGATCGTGGTCTCCGTCGTCCTGCTCTTCGTCGGCGTCGGAATTCTGGTGCTCATCCACGTCTGCGTCGTCGGGAGGGCCTTCCGAGGCCTCGGCGCCGCCGCAAGACCCGACCGGAGCAGCGACGCCAGCAATGGCCTGTCGGCCGACGAATTGGGGAACCTGCCTTGCTATGACTTCGAGCCTGGGGAGAAGGGGAGCGGCGCAATTGAATGCGCCGTGTGCTTGGAGAGCTTCAAGAGGGGAGATAGGTGTAGGTTGTTACCCGTTTGCAAGCACAGCTTTCATGCCCAGTGTGTGGATTCTTGGTTGTTGAGGTCCCCAATCTGCCCCATGTGCCGGACCAGTGCCGATCGCCGGAAGGGCTGCGAGGACCCGAGAGATGGCGAGGTGGTGATGGTGGGGATTTCG AAAGATTTGAGTTTGAAAAGAGAGACAGCAAGAGTCATTGCCATGTGCATTTAA
- the LOC105039203 gene encoding E3 ubiquitin-protein ligase ATL41 isoform X2: MHQHCLAVAAFCFSDEKLRERVEKPAGMTNRLLGIATQIMVMAIVVSVVLLFVGVGILVLIHVCVVGRAFRGLGAAARPDRSSDASNGLSADELGNLPCYDFEPGEKGSGAIECAVCLESFKRGDRCRLLPVCKHSFHAQCVDSWLLRSPICPMCRTSADRRKGCEDPRDGEVVMVGISF, translated from the exons ATGCACCAGCACTGTCTAGCAGTGGCAGCCTTTTGCTTCTCGGATGAAAAGCTACGGGAGCGGGTGGAAAAGCCAGCTGGAATGACTAATAGACTTCTCGGCATCGCGACGCAGATCATGGTGATGGCGATCGTGGTCTCCGTCGTCCTGCTCTTCGTCGGCGTCGGAATTCTGGTGCTCATCCACGTCTGCGTCGTCGGGAGGGCCTTCCGAGGCCTCGGCGCCGCCGCAAGACCCGACCGGAGCAGCGACGCCAGCAATGGCCTGTCGGCCGACGAATTGGGGAACCTGCCTTGCTATGACTTCGAGCCTGGGGAGAAGGGGAGCGGCGCAATTGAATGCGCCGTGTGCTTGGAGAGCTTCAAGAGGGGAGATAGGTGTAGGTTGTTACCCGTTTGCAAGCACAGCTTTCATGCCCAGTGTGTGGATTCTTGGTTGTTGAGGTCCCCAATCTGCCCCATGTGCCGGACCAGTGCCGATCGCCGGAAGGGCTGCGAGGACCCGAGAGATGGCGAGGTGGTGATGGTGGGGATTTCG ttCTAG